Proteins from a genomic interval of Polaribacter sp. Q13:
- the cyoE gene encoding heme o synthase, which produces MESTVITDNKIYMQAIISDFKQLTKVGLSLSVVFSSVAGYLLAIDVVNYFTLVLLAIGGFLMVGASNAFNQIIEKDTDLIMKRTQNRPLPTGRMSVNVALTVAILFTILGLSILYSINAKTALFGAVSIFLYTSVYTPLKSVTPLSVFVGAIPGAIPFMLGWVAATNQFGMEAGFLFMIQFFWQFPHFWAIGWLQHEEYMKAGFNMLPMGQKNKGAVKQIIFYTIILILVSISPVLKLSGAFYIHPITAIIVGLLGLYMLYFGIKLHKSQEDIDARKLMLSSVLYITVVQIVYVVDKFLH; this is translated from the coding sequence ATGGAATCAACAGTAATTACAGATAATAAAATATATATGCAAGCTATAATTTCAGACTTTAAACAACTAACAAAAGTTGGATTGTCTTTAAGTGTAGTCTTTTCTTCTGTTGCTGGTTATTTATTAGCTATAGATGTTGTTAATTATTTTACGTTGGTTTTGTTAGCTATAGGAGGTTTTTTAATGGTTGGCGCGTCCAATGCATTTAATCAAATTATAGAAAAAGATACAGATCTTATAATGAAACGTACTCAAAATAGACCTTTACCAACTGGTAGAATGTCTGTTAATGTTGCACTTACCGTTGCAATTTTGTTTACAATTTTAGGCCTTTCTATTTTATATAGCATCAATGCTAAAACAGCTTTGTTTGGTGCTGTTTCTATATTTTTATACACAAGTGTTTACACGCCTTTAAAGTCTGTAACACCATTATCTGTTTTTGTAGGTGCCATTCCAGGTGCTATTCCTTTTATGTTAGGTTGGGTAGCAGCTACCAATCAATTTGGTATGGAGGCCGGTTTTTTGTTTATGATTCAGTTTTTCTGGCAATTTCCTCATTTTTGGGCTATTGGTTGGTTACAGCATGAAGAGTATATGAAAGCAGGGTTTAATATGCTTCCAATGGGGCAAAAAAATAAAGGAGCAGTAAAACAGATTATTTTTTATACAATAATATTAATATTAGTTTCAATATCTCCTGTTTTAAAATTATCTGGAGCATTCTATATTCATCCTATAACGGCTATTATTGTTGGGTTGTTAGGGTTATATATGTTATATTTTGGTATTAAATTACACAAAAGTCAAGAAGATATTGATGCAAGGAAACTAATGTTATCAAGCGTTTTGTATATTACAGTAGTGCAAATTGTATACGTAGTAGATAAATTTTTACATTAA